The Papaver somniferum cultivar HN1 chromosome 3, ASM357369v1, whole genome shotgun sequence genome includes a region encoding these proteins:
- the LOC113361392 gene encoding uncharacterized protein LOC113361392 isoform X2, translating to MELDKKLKILNKPPVKSIKMKPNVIQGKEIDGPTSSMVSSVIRFKIDGCPSGTVPIRRTTKEDLVNAKRVSNQIVHRHYVSAQPVAEKLYYGGRASISVATPIVGPNQLSTGQIWIQNGPAEELNSIEFGWAVYPNLFGDNATHVFGLWTADGFKETGCYNMLCPGFIQIHPTYTFGEHLIGGTYGGEQFTFDFSVHRDPKSGNWWFINGVENTNIGYWPKELFTHLENDASVISYGGIAGGDIGDSFPPMGHEHLPISDPKYTTCITDMKVSEKHGIFLDFDTSKVQLTRNAKASCYDLIFYGKDTMYGIMMFFGGPGGNCT from the exons atggaattGGACAAAAAACTTAAAATCCTTAATAAGCCTCCTGTGAAATCCATTAAG ATGAAACCAAACGTGATTCAAGGAAAAGAGATTGATGGACCTACTTCTAGTATGGTTTCCAGTGTTATACGATTTAAAATTGATGGGTGCCCTTCAGGAACTGTTCCTATCCGAAGAACCACGAAGGAGGATTTGGTAAATGCAAAACGTGTCTCTAACCAAATAGTGCATCGCCAT TACGTGTCAGCTCAACCTGTTGCTGAAAAATTGTACTATGGAGGTAGGGCCAGTATTTCTGTAGCAACTCCAATTGTTGGTCCGAACCAACTTAGCACTGGTCAAATCTGGATACAGAATGGCCCTGCGGAAGAACTAAATAGTATAGAGTTTGGGTGGGCT GTATATCCTAATTTGTTTGGTGACAATGCGACCCATGTTTTCGGTTTGTGGACG GCCGATGGATTTAAAGAAACAGGATGCTATAACATGCTTTGTCCTGGATTTATACAAATCCACCCCACGTACACATTTGGAGAACATCTTATAGGTGGTACTTATGGAGGGGAACAATTTACGTTTGATTTTTCAGTTCATCGGGATCCAAAAAGCGGCAACTGGTGGTTCATTAATGGCGTAGAAAATACAAATATTGGATATTGGCCAAAAGAGCTCTTTACTCATTTAGAAAATGATGCCTCTGTGATTAGTTACGGAGGGATTGCGGGAGGAGATATTGGTGATTCATTTCCGCCAATGGGACATGAGCATTTGCCAATATCGGATCCAAAATATACAACTTGTATAACAGACATGAAAGTCTCTGAGAAACATGGTATTTTCTTAGACTTTGATACATCAAAAGTCCAACTGACACGCAATGCAAAAGCTAGTTGCTATGATCTTATTTTTTACGGTAAAGATACTATGTATGGGATAATGATGTTTTTCGGAGGACCTGGTGGCAACTGTACCTAA
- the LOC113361392 gene encoding uncharacterized protein LOC113361392 isoform X3, whose amino-acid sequence MELDKKLKILNKPPVKSIKTTLGNTYDCINIYKQPAFDHPLLRNHKIQMKPNVIQGKEIDGPTSSMVSSVIRFKIDGCPSGTVPIRRTTKEDLVNAKRVSNQIVHRHVYPNLFGDNATHVFGLWTADGFKETGCYNMLCPGFIQIHPTYTFGEHLIGGTYGGEQFTFDFSVHRDPKSGNWWFINGVENTNIGYWPKELFTHLENDASVISYGGIAGGDIGDSFPPMGHEHLPISDPKYTTCITDMKVSEKHGIFLDFDTSKVQLTRNAKASCYDLIFYGKDTMYGIMMFFGGPGGNCT is encoded by the exons atggaattGGACAAAAAACTTAAAATCCTTAATAAGCCTCCTGTGAAATCCATTAAG ACAACACTTGGTAACACATACGACTGTATAAACATCTACAAACAGCCGGCTTTTGATCATCCACTGCTTAGAAATCACAAGATTCAG ATGAAACCAAACGTGATTCAAGGAAAAGAGATTGATGGACCTACTTCTAGTATGGTTTCCAGTGTTATACGATTTAAAATTGATGGGTGCCCTTCAGGAACTGTTCCTATCCGAAGAACCACGAAGGAGGATTTGGTAAATGCAAAACGTGTCTCTAACCAAATAGTGCATCGCCAT GTATATCCTAATTTGTTTGGTGACAATGCGACCCATGTTTTCGGTTTGTGGACG GCCGATGGATTTAAAGAAACAGGATGCTATAACATGCTTTGTCCTGGATTTATACAAATCCACCCCACGTACACATTTGGAGAACATCTTATAGGTGGTACTTATGGAGGGGAACAATTTACGTTTGATTTTTCAGTTCATCGGGATCCAAAAAGCGGCAACTGGTGGTTCATTAATGGCGTAGAAAATACAAATATTGGATATTGGCCAAAAGAGCTCTTTACTCATTTAGAAAATGATGCCTCTGTGATTAGTTACGGAGGGATTGCGGGAGGAGATATTGGTGATTCATTTCCGCCAATGGGACATGAGCATTTGCCAATATCGGATCCAAAATATACAACTTGTATAACAGACATGAAAGTCTCTGAGAAACATGGTATTTTCTTAGACTTTGATACATCAAAAGTCCAACTGACACGCAATGCAAAAGCTAGTTGCTATGATCTTATTTTTTACGGTAAAGATACTATGTATGGGATAATGATGTTTTTCGGAGGACCTGGTGGCAACTGTACCTAA
- the LOC113361392 gene encoding uncharacterized protein LOC113361392 isoform X1 yields the protein MELDKKLKILNKPPVKSIKTTLGNTYDCINIYKQPAFDHPLLRNHKIQMKPNVIQGKEIDGPTSSMVSSVIRFKIDGCPSGTVPIRRTTKEDLVNAKRVSNQIVHRHYVSAQPVAEKLYYGGRASISVATPIVGPNQLSTGQIWIQNGPAEELNSIEFGWAVYPNLFGDNATHVFGLWTADGFKETGCYNMLCPGFIQIHPTYTFGEHLIGGTYGGEQFTFDFSVHRDPKSGNWWFINGVENTNIGYWPKELFTHLENDASVISYGGIAGGDIGDSFPPMGHEHLPISDPKYTTCITDMKVSEKHGIFLDFDTSKVQLTRNAKASCYDLIFYGKDTMYGIMMFFGGPGGNCT from the exons atggaattGGACAAAAAACTTAAAATCCTTAATAAGCCTCCTGTGAAATCCATTAAG ACAACACTTGGTAACACATACGACTGTATAAACATCTACAAACAGCCGGCTTTTGATCATCCACTGCTTAGAAATCACAAGATTCAG ATGAAACCAAACGTGATTCAAGGAAAAGAGATTGATGGACCTACTTCTAGTATGGTTTCCAGTGTTATACGATTTAAAATTGATGGGTGCCCTTCAGGAACTGTTCCTATCCGAAGAACCACGAAGGAGGATTTGGTAAATGCAAAACGTGTCTCTAACCAAATAGTGCATCGCCAT TACGTGTCAGCTCAACCTGTTGCTGAAAAATTGTACTATGGAGGTAGGGCCAGTATTTCTGTAGCAACTCCAATTGTTGGTCCGAACCAACTTAGCACTGGTCAAATCTGGATACAGAATGGCCCTGCGGAAGAACTAAATAGTATAGAGTTTGGGTGGGCT GTATATCCTAATTTGTTTGGTGACAATGCGACCCATGTTTTCGGTTTGTGGACG GCCGATGGATTTAAAGAAACAGGATGCTATAACATGCTTTGTCCTGGATTTATACAAATCCACCCCACGTACACATTTGGAGAACATCTTATAGGTGGTACTTATGGAGGGGAACAATTTACGTTTGATTTTTCAGTTCATCGGGATCCAAAAAGCGGCAACTGGTGGTTCATTAATGGCGTAGAAAATACAAATATTGGATATTGGCCAAAAGAGCTCTTTACTCATTTAGAAAATGATGCCTCTGTGATTAGTTACGGAGGGATTGCGGGAGGAGATATTGGTGATTCATTTCCGCCAATGGGACATGAGCATTTGCCAATATCGGATCCAAAATATACAACTTGTATAACAGACATGAAAGTCTCTGAGAAACATGGTATTTTCTTAGACTTTGATACATCAAAAGTCCAACTGACACGCAATGCAAAAGCTAGTTGCTATGATCTTATTTTTTACGGTAAAGATACTATGTATGGGATAATGATGTTTTTCGGAGGACCTGGTGGCAACTGTACCTAA